In the Acanthochromis polyacanthus isolate Apoly-LR-REF ecotype Palm Island chromosome 20, KAUST_Apoly_ChrSc, whole genome shotgun sequence genome, TAGACGCTGCTGCTGTCTCAGAGGAAGGactcctaaacagctggaagcaacaaacctAATAGCAGTTCCTGGACGACATTCCTTACTAATGAGTCTCAGTAATCTAATTTTAATAGGCTTTTTACTTCACTaaggaacgtggtggagttatgcGACACTCAGgatacgtttgtccgtctgtctgtctgcaacattactcaaagacagatgaacagatttggatgaaatttcagtgaaggtcagaaatgagctGTGTCTGACTTACTGCACATGGCCTTGCTGGGGTTGACCTGCTGTCCCATGAGGAACTGCTGCAGCCTCCTGACGTCCACCCTGGCCTCCGCCATGCTGTCCGGGTCTCTGCTCTGAGACGGACCACCGTCCTGAGAGGAGTCATCACCTGGAGGGTCAGAACAGTGTTTAATCACACTTTACTGAGACTACAATGAAAATACAAGGTTCAAAATACAAACCATGAAACAACTGATCGCTGAAAGCAAACAGtctggttagaaaacccttttgcacttatgttagcacatgaataaaagtgtgaattttcacggaaaacatgaaattgtctgaacgaccccaaacttttgaacgatagtgtatgtttttaatttgacaCCAGAGCAAAAACTGTGCTGTTCAACTTAGAAGTGATGTATTTACAGCAAGCTGACACTGAGGGACGTTTCATTTGTTACATACTGACTAGTTATCCTACATGGAACATTTTATCGTATGCCATTCTGATCTACTGGGCACAACAGGAACTacggctggcccgaatagtggtttctggtccgaatattcgttccgccccgttaCGGctgatgggggggggggggctgtggCCCAGACGGTCCGTTCTTCTGGTCTCccaggtccaaattttgccttcgttatgtcttcagttaaactgaagaattcccgaAAAGCGGAGgtcgaatattcggataccaaaattaatatccggataccgccgtcgtgaacgaatattcgggatatttgggtccagccctaaataaaaccttaaaaaagAAGGAGCTAAATGTTGATGCTGGTACTTTCACTCACAACGTCCACCTCATGGCGACGTCAGAGAAACTTAAACTTCTACCCTGAATTCAGTCTAACATCTGTTCTGTTAGGGTGGCTAAACACCAGGCGACGTGTTTTTACCCCACGGAGGGTTTCCCAGGTCTTTGAAGTGAGTGGTCACAGAAACCAGATCCGTCTCGATCTTCAGGTTCATCTCTCCGTTCAGGTTGGCTTCAATCACCTGAAACGCACACAAAGGCTCATTTAAATCCAACAGAGTGAAGCttctcattcactcacacaccTAGAAACACGAGGCAGCTTCCAGGAAGACTGACTTATGATTTTTGAATATTAATCCGCTGAACTTCAAGCAGctcctgtttttttccattttctctcgtcacatttttttcctccactgtggctcatttttctctctgtagATAAAGATTTTAtgacagttcagctgaaaaatccctgaatttgGTGTCTGTTGGTCACAGATGAGTCCCTGGTTGGTTCAAAGTTGTGCCAAAGGAGAGCAGaattcttcatttatttatttattttttttaaataagacggGTAGAATAAAGCggttttgatgaaatataaCAATTTGAAGCTTAGACTTGAATCATTTTCTGAGTGAAATGgcacatgacagaaaaaaaaagttgaaaatggtgtaatttgtgggatttaaaaaaaaaaaactcttttcaACCCTGGGTTCAGAAGACTTTGTTAAAGTTTTGAATGAGCGACCTCTTAACGTGGGTGAAGTTTGGAGACCTGTGACTTTACCAGGAAGTTGGAGAGGTTCTTCATTCTGTCCACGACGTTCTTCATGGTCTTCAGAGGCGGCAGGTAGATGCTGACctgcacagacagaaagagaaagctTCGGCACTGCGCTGGAAAAACCCAACAAGCATCACTTCACCGGCTGTGGAAGAGGATCTGTCCTGATCTGAACGCTGAAAGAGGTCAAGATGCTCACAGAGATGTCACTTACATCAAAGTCCGGAACGTTCGGTTCTTTGAATTCATGCCAGAGTCTCCGGGGGATGACGTCGACGGGGACGTCATGAGTGACGACTCGACTGACGCTGGACAGAGTGGGCTGGAGGGACGGAGGGAAGACATCTGCCGGTTAGACGATACTTAAAGCAGCAAGAACAGGAGTTACAGAGAAACAACGTCATTCATCTGCAGCTTGTCCACCACACAAATCTAAGTCCAACATTCAGCTCTGCTTCACCAAACACAGAAAGGTTCGTTCCTGTAAACTGGTccgagttcctgcagtggaaagctgAGACATAAAGAATCAAATCTTTTACTAATGATGAGTGGTGGATGCAGAGACGGTCTCACCAGCTCGGCGGCGATGGTGAGGCAGGGGCAGTGCTTCTTGGTCAGTTTGACTTTGACCGACTTGGCGGTCTGGACCGTCTTCAGGGCTCTGGACAGGTTCTCTGGAGTCACTTCCAGACAAATCTCATTGTCCTCGGGGGACACGCCCTCCATCTGGTACTCATCGAAGAAGTTGGCCTGCGGGGAGCAAAGAAACGCTGACAGGAtccaacacaacacaaatacaaaatacaaatacaaaaactgcaggtcctcaaatgtccactagaGGCTGTCTCTGAAGACGAGTCGATCCCCATAGAGCTCCatattaaaatgtccaactttacagcagaaataaacctgTTTCCAGCCTGGAGCTAAACACTGTTTTGGTCTCAAGAGCTCAGTTACTCGTTTATGGCAACAGTGCAGGTGGTGAATATTTTTTACAACTCAATTGTTTATAATGAATTAAAGTTATGAGAAATTAGTAGCACCATCTTACACTGTACGGCTCGACTCAGCTCCAACAAGATTAAGGTTTGGTTAACCCTCCGGTCGTCCTGCGGGTCGAAACTGACccgttttgaagtttgaaaatgggaaaaaatatatattttcacagtgaaacttctgatgttcacattttcaacatggtACCTTCCATGTCCAAAGCTTTTGGGaaaactttgaatattttttggtggaaaaaaagaaattttaaaaatatttcttcagaacattcacacacaaaaaaaaaaaatcgaccaaaatccagcgaagttcgatttttttgtgaatgttcttaaagaaaatattagaagttttactgatatatacatgtaatcactttagatatttttaggattttttttgtaagattttctcatttaaaaaaaaaatacttataagaattttcttgccatatttaggggattttttaaaataaaacttttaagaaattattggaattttcttcctgaaggttttacaaattttcagaactttgggggatttttttgctgaatttttggattttttccagacaaggaaacaatattttttgtgcccgtaaatgaggacaacaggagggttaaatttcAATGATTGATTTATTAATCAATAATCTGTCAACTATTCCACTGATTGTCAGCTATTTTGAAAATCAATCGGTACTCTCTCCTCAGATTTAATACAAGTTGTCGTAACTTGCAGAGTTTCTACCTTTTTTTGTTATCGTGCTGTCTGCAGCTGCAACACAGGCTAAGTTCTCTTCGGGGACGATCACTGATCCTGACTCACCTGTGACAGCTCACACCACATGCTGACTCCTCCGTTGGCCACTTTCTCAGACAAAACGAAGAACAGGTTGTCTGGAGTTAGCCGCAGGACGCACATCTTCGTCAGCTTTGAGATGGTGGTAATGACTCCTGGAGAGGatcaagaaaaagaacaaagtcAGTGTCAATAACCAAAAcaactaattaattaataaagaaaatagcTGCAGCCCCACACTGGATATGTTCTCaactaactaaataaaaaatgggctaaaataaacaaactacAGTGATAATTAATCATCAAACAGCCCGAGATGTGTTCACCGATCTTAAAAACAAGCCCACATTTTGAAGTTTATTTCTGCACCAAACTCCGTtttaatttttagatatttaaatattataatttaGCGCTAACTTGCTGTAATTGTGTTAAAGTTACCCAATATTTCAGGACATGTTGGAAGCCGAATTAAAGACTGAAATAAGACCAACATGTCACAGTAGTTAAAGGCTATTCAGGCTGCTTATTATGGGCTGTCAGGTGTTGTTTTCCTTCGCTGGTGTCGGATCTTCGGCAGGAGGCTGGCCGGCCGAGCAGCGTCGGTCTGCGGGGAAAAGGACGGACTCACGGCTGAAGTGGTTCAGGCAGGCGACGTCCACGATCTTCCCCCGAAACTTCATCTTAAACTCGGACTTCTTCCCTCCAGAGCCACTATGATGGGGACGAACTTCAGGCGGGACACTTTTTGTTTGGTCCGTCCGCTTTAAAGGTCCGAAGGGAACCGCAGCGAGCCTCAATAGTTCCGCCCAGCAGGTCGAGGAGAAAAATGGAGGGAATGTGGGCTTGTTTTTAAGGCTAGTGCACACATCAGTTATCAccatggtttatttatttacgcccatttttatttatttactttctcGATTAATGAATTAGTCGCTTTAAttcataaaatgtatttatatttaaaaagctgcaatcagagatttttggatttttttctttaaaaccagacagaTTCCTCCTGTGGTTGTTTgatttataaaatgtcagaaaatgttcgCAAATGTCAGCTGAAAACCAGATGATTAATATTCTGGAACGATTACAGAATAATTGTAGCCCCAGTCTTGACATAATTTTAGTAAAATTGAGTGTCTTACtacaataatgaataaaaataaaatccaacacAGCAAAtcttttttggacatttttcagtcatCCTGGAGAATTATTAAAcaatttcagacaaattttAGGTATTTTTTGCCATGCTGATTCagatttgagtcatttatttgacaaattttaggtcatttttggaGAATTCTTGAActaatttggacaaatttggtgtattttttttttgccattttgattcagtttttagtcttttttcacaattattctgacattttggatgattcTTAAACCAATTTTGACAAAGTTCAGATATGTTTTACCATGTTGATtctgttttaaattaatttttaaaatcaattttcaGTAAATTTGGAGAATTGCTAAAcaattttggtcaaattttgggtatttttttgccattttgattCAGTTTTGAATTATCTTTGatcaattttcagtcattttgaagaattaCTAAgcaattttaggtgttttttggcattttgattCAGTTTATAgtgtttttgacaagttttcagtcatttgtgacacaattttggacaaattttgatttaattctgagtcatttttgacaat is a window encoding:
- the hus1 gene encoding checkpoint protein HUS1, with the translated sequence MKFRGKIVDVACLNHFSRVITTISKLTKMCVLRLTPDNLFFVLSEKVANGGVSMWCELSQANFFDEYQMEGVSPEDNEICLEVTPENLSRALKTVQTAKSVKVKLTKKHCPCLTIAAELPTLSSVSRVVTHDVPVDVIPRRLWHEFKEPNVPDFDVSIYLPPLKTMKNVVDRMKNLSNFLVIEANLNGEMNLKIETDLVSVTTHFKDLGNPPWGDDSSQDGGPSQSRDPDSMAEARVDVRRLQQFLMGQQVNPSKAMCNIVHQRILHLILLHEDVSLQYFIPAVA